One region of Bacillota bacterium genomic DNA includes:
- a CDS encoding HEPN domain-containing protein — MRRSSLEEGLRWLEQAREDLKWAEDLAQRGGYYLACFLSQQIAEKVLKAFLYAQGLEVVLGHSIARLGAEAVELDGEFKDKVRRWSVLDGYYIPTRYPNGLPDGIPAQVYNQEAAQEAVRLAAEAVAFVAQKLEQPGGRGRPRQAF, encoded by the coding sequence ATGCGCAGGAGTAGCCTGGAAGAAGGTTTGAGGTGGCTGGAGCAGGCCCGGGAAGATCTGAAGTGGGCAGAGGATTTGGCCCAGAGGGGGGGCTACTACCTGGCCTGCTTTCTCTCCCAGCAGATCGCGGAGAAGGTCTTGAAGGCTTTTCTCTACGCCCAGGGGCTGGAAGTCGTCTTGGGGCACTCCATTGCCAGACTGGGCGCAGAGGCGGTTGAGCTGGATGGAGAGTTCAAAGACAAAGTGCGGCGCTGGTCTGTGCTGGACGGTTACTATATTCCAACCCGGTATCCCAACGGGCTTCCGGACGGCATCCCGGCCCAGGTGTACAACCAGGAGGCGGCCCAGGAGGCTGTCAGGCTGGCGGCGGAAGCGGTGGCCTTTGTGGCGCAAAAACTTGAGCAGCCCGGGGGGCGCGGCAGGCCCCGCCAGGCGTTTTGA
- a CDS encoding nucleotidyltransferase domain-containing protein — protein MAPDLAARRKKYSASLREALKSLVRTLSSLPEVKKISVFGSYARGSRDLLTDLDVLVVMDTEEDFVTRLRRIYGLLELPVDCDILCYTPAELEALKSRGFFKKIQDEEIVLYAQE, from the coding sequence ATGGCTCCAGATCTGGCGGCCAGGAGGAAAAAATACTCGGCCAGCCTCAGGGAGGCGCTCAAGAGTTTGGTCCGCACCCTTTCTTCCCTTCCGGAAGTGAAGAAAATCAGCGTCTTCGGCTCTTACGCGCGGGGGAGCAGGGACCTTCTCACCGACCTGGACGTTCTGGTGGTGATGGATACGGAGGAGGACTTTGTGACCCGGCTGCGTCGGATTTATGGGCTTCTAGAGCTTCCGGTGGACTGCGACATTCTCTGTTACACTCCGGCGGAGCTGGAAGCCCTTAAAAGCAGGGGCTTTTTTAAAAAAATCCAGGATGAGGAGATTGTGCTGTATGCGCAGGAGTAG
- a CDS encoding DNA adenine methylase yields MVRRCLVDTVLFEKRARPKPPVKWAGGKGQLIPQFEPLFPERFGIYHEPFVGGGAVFFHLLPDKAVLIDNNPELINFYIVVRDHLEKLIFHAQGHKNEASYYYQVRALDPEKLDPVARASRFLFLNRTAYNGLWRVNRQGRHNVPFGRYKNPKIVDEENLHLVSAALRRAEVLLDDFSRVLDFARPGDFVYFDPPYNPLSGTANFTEYTADAFGEEDQRRLAGVFRELDRRGCFVMLSNSDTPLVRDLYQGYDVRTVWAKRAINCRADKRRPVAELVIRNYGCSAGGGGTEQG; encoded by the coding sequence ATGGTGAGGCGATGCCTGGTGGATACGGTTTTGTTTGAAAAAAGAGCGAGGCCCAAGCCCCCAGTCAAATGGGCGGGAGGCAAGGGGCAGCTCATCCCCCAGTTTGAGCCCTTGTTTCCCGAGAGGTTTGGGATCTACCATGAGCCCTTCGTGGGGGGTGGGGCCGTTTTCTTCCACCTTCTCCCTGACAAGGCCGTGCTGATCGATAATAACCCAGAGCTCATTAACTTCTACATTGTTGTGCGCGACCATCTGGAGAAGCTTATCTTCCATGCGCAAGGGCACAAAAACGAGGCCAGCTACTACTACCAGGTGCGGGCCCTCGACCCTGAGAAGCTGGATCCGGTGGCGCGGGCATCGCGCTTTCTCTTCCTCAACAGGACCGCTTACAACGGCCTCTGGCGCGTGAACAGGCAGGGAAGGCACAATGTTCCGTTCGGGCGCTACAAGAACCCCAAAATAGTGGATGAAGAGAACCTCCACCTCGTGAGCGCTGCTCTCAGGAGGGCCGAGGTCCTCCTTGACGATTTCAGCAGAGTGCTTGATTTTGCCCGGCCGGGAGATTTTGTTTACTTCGACCCCCCTTACAATCCCCTATCCGGGACGGCGAATTTCACGGAGTACACCGCAGATGCCTTCGGGGAAGAGGACCAGCGGCGGCTGGCCGGGGTTTTCCGCGAGCTTGACCGGCGCGGGTGTTTCGTCATGCTCTCAAATTCTGATACGCCGCTCGTTAGAGACCTGTACCAGGGGTATGATGTTCGCACGGTCTGGGCGAAGAGGGCGATCAACTGCCGGGCCGACAAAAGGCGGCCGGTGGCTGAACTGGTGATCAGGAACTACGGGTGCAGCGCGGGCGGAGGTGGTACCGAACAAGGCTGA
- a CDS encoding diguanylate cyclase: MRLERNLSAELASFQGVMVSFSVGLAYYPEDGKDVDSLLTVADARMYAEKEARKAGSGRQLEVPSTAFI, encoded by the coding sequence TTGAGGCTCGAAAGGAACCTGAGCGCGGAGCTGGCTTCTTTTCAGGGCGTGATGGTTAGCTTTTCTGTGGGGCTGGCCTATTACCCTGAGGATGGTAAAGATGTGGATTCCCTCCTCACGGTTGCGGATGCCAGGATGTATGCCGAAAAAGAGGCCAGAAAGGCTGGCTCCGGCCGGCAGCTTGAAGTGCCCTCCACGGCCTTCATCTGA
- the glnA gene encoding type I glutamate--ammonia ligase, protein MTPEEVLAFVKEKGIAFVDLKFNDLPGLWQHFTMPVSELTELDDLEGNGIFHEGVGFDGSSIRGFQEIQESDMILIPDPNTAVIDPICKAPTLSIICDIYDPLTRRPYTRDPRYVAKKAEDYLKSTGIADVSYWGPEMEFFIFDDIRFDQDVNYGYYYIDSIEGEWNTGRVENPNLGYKARYKEGYFPVPPHDSHQDLRSEMVAALLEVGIGVEVHHHEVASGGQAEIDMKFDSLTRMGDKCMMYKYIVKNIARRHNKVVTFMPKPLFQDNGSGMHTHQSLWKDGVNLFYDPKGYALTSKIARYYIGGLLKHAPALMAFCAPTTNSYKRLVPGFEAPVYLAYSMRNRSAAVRIPVYTANPKSKRIEFRPPDCTCNPYLAFAAMLMAGLDGIENEIDPGEPVDKNIYELNEKEAGSLKTVPASLEEAINALEKDHDFLLKGNVFTLDLLDVWIRYKREREIDAVRLRPHPYEFHLYFDL, encoded by the coding sequence ATGACACCGGAGGAAGTACTGGCTTTTGTAAAGGAAAAGGGAATCGCGTTCGTCGACCTGAAGTTTAACGACCTGCCGGGTCTCTGGCAGCACTTTACCATGCCTGTGAGCGAGCTTACGGAGCTTGACGACCTTGAGGGAAACGGAATCTTCCACGAGGGGGTTGGATTCGACGGTTCCAGCATCCGCGGCTTTCAGGAAATCCAGGAAAGCGACATGATCCTGATTCCGGACCCGAATACCGCGGTAATCGACCCCATCTGCAAGGCTCCCACGCTCTCGATCATCTGCGACATCTACGACCCGCTTACGCGCCGGCCCTACACCCGCGACCCCAGGTACGTGGCCAAGAAGGCAGAAGACTATCTGAAATCAACAGGGATCGCGGATGTCAGCTACTGGGGCCCCGAGATGGAGTTTTTCATCTTCGACGACATCCGCTTCGACCAGGATGTGAACTACGGCTACTACTACATCGATTCCATCGAAGGAGAATGGAACACCGGCCGGGTGGAGAACCCCAACCTCGGCTACAAGGCCCGTTACAAGGAGGGCTACTTTCCGGTGCCGCCCCACGACTCCCACCAGGACCTGCGCAGCGAGATGGTCGCCGCCTTGCTCGAAGTCGGGATCGGGGTCGAGGTGCACCACCACGAGGTGGCAAGCGGCGGCCAGGCCGAGATCGACATGAAGTTCGACAGCCTGACCAGGATGGGCGACAAGTGCATGATGTACAAGTACATCGTGAAAAACATCGCGAGGCGCCACAACAAGGTCGTCACCTTTATGCCGAAGCCCTTGTTCCAGGACAACGGCTCCGGGATGCACACCCACCAGTCCCTGTGGAAAGATGGCGTGAACCTGTTTTACGACCCCAAGGGATATGCCTTAACCAGCAAAATTGCCAGGTATTACATCGGGGGTTTGCTGAAGCACGCTCCGGCGCTGATGGCCTTCTGCGCCCCGACGACCAACTCCTACAAGCGGCTCGTTCCGGGCTTTGAGGCCCCCGTCTACCTCGCCTACTCGATGCGGAACCGGAGCGCTGCCGTCCGGATTCCCGTTTACACGGCAAATCCTAAATCCAAGCGGATCGAGTTCCGCCCCCCGGACTGCACCTGCAATCCCTATCTGGCGTTTGCGGCAATGCTCATGGCGGGCCTGGACGGGATTGAAAACGAAATCGACCCGGGAGAGCCCGTTGACAAAAACATTTACGAATTAAACGAAAAGGAGGCCGGCAGCCTGAAGACCGTTCCCGCCTCCCTGGAAGAGGCGATCAATGCCCTGGAGAAGGACCACGACTTCCTGCTGAAAGGGAACGTCTTCACCCTGGACCTCCTCGACGTCTGGATCAGGTACAAGCGGGAGCGGGAGATCGACGCCGTCAGGCTCCGCCCGCACCCTTACGAGTTTCACCTCTACTTCGACCTGTAG
- a CDS encoding NAD+ synthase, giving the protein MRLALAQINPTVGDLSGNCRKITSFINRAAEAGADLVCFPELALTGYPPEDLLLRSDFLAANRKHLEDLAAFTKSFDPVVVVGFVDLEEGEVFNAAAVIHRGSLKGIYHKIFLPNYGVFDEKRYFQSGSRGLVFTFAGANIGVTICEDIWHPVGPAVLEARQARAQVLLNLSASPYHRGKQRQREKMLSVRAADQIACLAYVNLVGAQDELVFDGNSMVFDEQGSLVARAAAFREDLLVVDLQTERVLRTRFHDLRHREFKMFAGVQGEVQQIFISPSSSKTHPLPAGPGPARAESKTAPEPNAASGLSHDAAEEAEIYAALVLGVKDYVNKNGFSRVFVGLSGGIDSSLTAAIAVDALGPDRVTGIFMPSPYTSRESREDARQLAANLKINFLEIPIQEICEAYLAVLGRAFGAPPGDITAQNLQARIRGNILMALTNQYGGIVLTTGNKSELSVGYATLYGDMAGGFAVLKDVPKTLVYRLSRYRNRLAGWEIIPRRVLEKAPSAELKPGQKDEDDLPPYNVLDQIVEKYVEGDLGPEEIAAEGYTRDLVRRVIDMIDQSEYKRRQAPPGVKITPRAFGKDRRMPVTNRFRVTET; this is encoded by the coding sequence TTGCGCCTGGCCCTGGCCCAGATTAACCCCACAGTTGGCGACCTCTCGGGCAACTGCCGCAAGATCACGTCTTTCATCAACCGGGCGGCCGAAGCAGGGGCGGATCTCGTCTGCTTCCCCGAGCTCGCCCTGACCGGGTACCCCCCGGAGGACCTGCTGCTCAGGTCTGACTTTCTGGCAGCCAACCGGAAGCATCTCGAGGATCTGGCAGCTTTCACGAAAAGTTTCGATCCTGTAGTAGTCGTGGGATTCGTCGATCTGGAAGAAGGAGAGGTCTTCAACGCCGCGGCCGTAATTCACCGGGGCTCCCTCAAAGGAATTTACCATAAAATTTTTCTTCCGAACTACGGAGTGTTCGACGAAAAGCGCTACTTCCAGAGCGGTTCCCGCGGACTTGTCTTCACCTTTGCCGGTGCAAACATCGGGGTCACCATCTGCGAGGACATCTGGCACCCGGTGGGGCCTGCGGTCCTGGAGGCCCGCCAGGCCAGGGCGCAGGTGCTCTTGAACTTAAGCGCTTCACCCTACCACCGGGGGAAACAGCGGCAGCGGGAAAAGATGCTCTCCGTGAGGGCCGCGGACCAGATCGCCTGCCTCGCTTATGTCAACCTCGTGGGCGCCCAGGATGAGCTTGTCTTCGACGGCAACAGCATGGTCTTTGATGAGCAGGGCAGCCTCGTCGCGCGGGCGGCAGCCTTTCGGGAAGACCTGCTGGTTGTGGATCTGCAAACCGAGAGGGTGCTCCGCACCCGCTTTCACGACCTGCGCCACCGGGAGTTTAAAATGTTTGCGGGGGTTCAGGGAGAGGTGCAGCAAATCTTCATCTCCCCCTCTTCCTCAAAAACGCACCCGCTCCCGGCAGGCCCCGGCCCGGCCCGGGCAGAAAGCAAAACAGCACCAGAGCCCAATGCTGCCTCAGGCCTTTCCCATGATGCCGCGGAGGAGGCAGAGATCTACGCAGCCCTGGTCCTGGGGGTTAAAGATTATGTCAACAAGAACGGTTTCTCAAGAGTCTTTGTGGGCCTGAGCGGCGGGATCGACTCCTCCCTTACCGCGGCAATTGCGGTGGACGCCCTGGGCCCGGATCGGGTGACGGGGATCTTCATGCCCTCCCCCTACACCTCACGGGAAAGCCGCGAAGACGCAAGGCAGCTGGCGGCCAACCTGAAAATCAACTTCCTCGAAATCCCGATCCAGGAGATCTGCGAAGCTTACCTCGCCGTCCTCGGGCGGGCCTTTGGCGCTCCGCCCGGCGACATCACCGCCCAGAACCTCCAGGCGCGCATCCGGGGGAACATTCTCATGGCGCTCACCAACCAGTACGGAGGAATCGTCCTCACCACCGGGAACAAAAGCGAGCTCAGCGTGGGTTACGCCACCCTTTACGGGGACATGGCAGGAGGCTTCGCCGTTTTAAAAGACGTTCCGAAGACCCTCGTTTACCGACTCTCCCGCTACCGCAACCGGCTTGCAGGATGGGAAATCATCCCCCGGCGCGTCCTGGAAAAGGCGCCCAGCGCGGAGCTGAAACCGGGGCAGAAGGACGAGGACGACCTGCCACCCTACAACGTGCTCGACCAGATCGTCGAAAAGTACGTGGAGGGGGATTTGGGCCCGGAGGAGATCGCCGCAGAGGGCTACACGCGGGACCTGGTTCGGAGGGTAATCGACATGATCGACCAGAGCGAGTACAAGCGCAGGCAGGCGCCTCCCGGCGTGAAGATCACCCCCCGCGCCTTCGGGAAGGACCGGCGGATGCCGGTTACCAACAGGTTCCGGGTAACCGAGACATAA
- a CDS encoding DUF4367 domain-containing protein, with protein sequence MLPTTNTLSLEPGELVKTALRPLKPLTDEGEAYNQLKKATNFPILRPGYLPPGFKVAPYIIDAYGKPTANPDVIELTVRYVRGDDRIDFSIGERGDFGEAKVEKVTIRGYPGRFDYRITDGKPCGILVWTEKANGEEVNYVLNFTGVSKDEIIKMAQSMRNLHEN encoded by the coding sequence ATGCTCCCCACTACTAATACTTTATCACTGGAACCTGGTGAACTCGTTAAAACCGCTCTAAGACCTTTAAAACCTTTAACCGACGAGGGCGAAGCTTATAACCAGCTTAAAAAGGCCACTAATTTCCCTATCCTGAGACCTGGCTACCTCCCGCCGGGCTTCAAGGTTGCCCCTTATATTATCGATGCATACGGCAAGCCAACGGCCAATCCCGACGTTATAGAGCTAACAGTGAGATATGTCCGCGGCGATGACCGCATTGATTTCTCAATAGGTGAAAGGGGAGACTTTGGTGAGGCGAAAGTAGAAAAAGTAACTATAAGAGGTTACCCGGGACGGTTTGATTATCGCATCACAGATGGTAAACCCTGTGGAATCCTGGTATGGACTGAAAAAGCAAACGGGGAAGAAGTTAACTATGTGTTAAACTTTACAGGTGTTTCTAAAGACGAGATCATTAAAATGGCTCAATCCATGCGAAACTTACATGAAAACTGA
- a CDS encoding IclR family transcriptional regulator, whose amino-acid sequence MTHKVEMQKTEARKNLYQVQSVERAIGILKAICASHFDMGITELSRELNLSKSTVHRLITTLEAHGFVQQVSNSGKYRPGWKLFEIAQEVPRRMGLDSTAKTYLQKLCQETGETAILAILDGTETIYIDKVETNHILKMEIKIGSRLPAYCTALGKALLCELSAEELEELYRGKEFKQYTINTISSLEQLRQELENVRIRQYAIDDEELSIGFRCVGAPVRDVSGRIIAAISIAGPSCRLTKTRLMEVYPTVMSIASELSAALGYQK is encoded by the coding sequence TTGACGCATAAAGTAGAGATGCAGAAAACAGAAGCCAGGAAAAACCTTTACCAGGTACAGTCCGTAGAAAGAGCCATTGGCATCTTAAAAGCCATATGCGCAAGCCATTTCGATATGGGGATCACAGAGCTCAGCAGAGAGCTCAACCTGAGCAAAAGCACCGTTCACAGGCTAATTACAACCCTCGAAGCTCACGGCTTTGTGCAGCAGGTTTCAAACAGCGGCAAATATCGACCCGGCTGGAAATTATTTGAGATCGCCCAAGAAGTGCCCAGAAGGATGGGGCTTGACTCAACGGCCAAGACGTATCTCCAGAAATTATGCCAGGAAACCGGAGAAACGGCAATTCTCGCCATATTAGACGGAACGGAAACTATTTACATCGATAAGGTTGAAACCAACCACATCTTAAAGATGGAAATTAAGATTGGTTCCCGTTTGCCGGCATACTGCACTGCCTTGGGAAAAGCCCTGTTGTGCGAATTATCGGCAGAAGAATTGGAAGAGTTATACCGGGGAAAAGAATTCAAGCAATACACCATAAACACCATCTCTTCTCTGGAACAATTGCGCCAGGAGCTGGAAAACGTCAGAATAAGGCAGTATGCCATAGACGACGAAGAGTTGAGCATCGGTTTTCGATGCGTCGGCGCTCCCGTCCGCGATGTATCGGGGCGCATCATAGCAGCCATAAGCATTGCCGGCCCCTCTTGTCGCCTCACCAAAACCAGGCTAATGGAAGTGTATCCTACCGTCATGAGCATCGCATCAGAACTCTCCGCCGCACTGGGGTACCAAAAATAA
- a CDS encoding amidohydrolase, with translation MPIVDAHVHLGPCRVFGWECTEEQIISSMERNGVDISIVQPFPGAPDPIKIHDDIARLAQKYPGRIFGIASINPHQDEKVVYQELVRCIKELGFVAVKCHTIGHALMPPAKDADILFETARELKVPVMIHNASFGIPFSLPSLVIPRAKQYPDVPIVMAHAGACTLTPEAIFIAGEFKNLYLETSWCMTPDIKWAIDYLGADRVMMGSDSPENLDAEMAKYRVIDITEEQRRKALGETAVNVFKLRI, from the coding sequence ATGCCGATCGTTGATGCTCACGTTCATTTGGGTCCATGTCGTGTCTTTGGCTGGGAATGCACAGAAGAACAGATTATTTCTTCGATGGAACGGAACGGGGTGGACATCTCCATAGTTCAGCCCTTCCCCGGCGCCCCTGACCCGATTAAAATCCACGACGATATTGCCAGGCTGGCCCAAAAGTATCCCGGCAGAATTTTCGGCATCGCCAGCATCAACCCCCACCAGGACGAAAAAGTGGTTTATCAGGAGCTCGTCCGCTGCATCAAGGAGCTCGGGTTTGTGGCCGTTAAATGCCACACCATCGGACATGCCCTAATGCCTCCGGCAAAAGACGCCGACATCCTCTTCGAAACCGCCAGGGAATTAAAGGTCCCCGTGATGATTCACAACGCCTCCTTCGGCATCCCCTTCTCTTTGCCCTCCCTGGTGATTCCGAGGGCCAAGCAGTATCCGGATGTGCCCATCGTTATGGCCCACGCGGGAGCCTGCACCCTGACACCCGAGGCCATTTTCATCGCCGGTGAGTTCAAAAACCTCTACCTCGAAACATCCTGGTGCATGACCCCTGACATCAAATGGGCCATCGACTATTTAGGGGCCGACCGGGTCATGATGGGATCCGATTCGCCGGAAAACCTGGATGCGGAAATGGCCAAGTACAGGGTGATTGACATCACCGAGGAACAACGACGCAAGGCTTTGGGCGAGACTGCCGTAAACGTCTTCAAACTTAGAATTTGA
- the panB gene encoding 3-methyl-2-oxobutanoate hydroxymethyltransferase produces MVEKVTIPYLREKAKTGKPITMMTAYDHLMAQLEDEAGIEIILVGDSLYMTVLGHDSTLPARMDTMIEHAEAVRRGAPRAFVIGDMPYMSYQISIEEAIRNAGRFMKEARVDGIKLEGGREVAETIQALTRATIPVMGHLGLTPQSISMLGGFKAQGRSLEAAERIIEDAKILEEAGAFAILLEAIPAEVGKIITKRSNIPIIGIGAGPYCHGQLLIVQDMLGLYKSFVPKFVKQYCNLYDIIKEAFKNYVQDVESRAFPELNRHCYKMEEQDRQELYRRYSTELSS; encoded by the coding sequence ATCGTGGAAAAAGTTACGATCCCATACCTCAGGGAAAAAGCAAAAACCGGAAAGCCGATAACGATGATGACAGCATACGACCACCTTATGGCCCAGCTGGAAGACGAGGCAGGAATCGAAATAATTCTCGTTGGGGATTCGCTCTACATGACCGTACTCGGCCACGATTCAACGCTTCCGGCCCGCATGGATACCATGATCGAGCACGCAGAAGCCGTACGGCGGGGCGCCCCTCGCGCCTTTGTCATCGGAGACATGCCCTACATGTCATACCAGATCAGCATTGAGGAGGCTATTCGCAACGCCGGCAGGTTCATGAAAGAGGCCAGGGTGGACGGCATTAAGCTGGAAGGCGGCCGGGAAGTGGCCGAAACCATCCAGGCGCTGACCAGGGCAACCATTCCCGTCATGGGGCACCTGGGGTTGACGCCGCAATCCATTTCCATGCTCGGGGGCTTCAAGGCCCAGGGCAGAAGCCTGGAGGCGGCCGAAAGAATCATCGAAGATGCCAAGATCTTAGAGGAAGCGGGAGCATTTGCCATTCTCCTTGAAGCAATCCCGGCCGAAGTAGGCAAGATCATCACCAAACGCAGCAACATACCCATCATCGGCATCGGAGCGGGCCCCTACTGCCACGGCCAGCTGCTCATCGTGCAGGACATGCTCGGCTTATACAAGAGCTTTGTCCCCAAATTCGTCAAACAATACTGCAACCTCTACGACATCATCAAAGAAGCCTTCAAAAACTACGTCCAGGATGTGGAGTCAAGAGCCTTCCCGGAGCTGAACAGACACTGTTACAAAATGGAGGAGCAAGACAGGCAAGAACTCTACCGGAGGTATTCCACGGAGTTGTCTTCATGA
- a CDS encoding DUF1097 domain-containing protein, whose translation MKSYLFKLSIVAGILCGIYVFLYQYFPIKNLIWMTFVALPIYFGAGAKREEFPHYLVSSAVGIIWGFIYLKLIGLLVGAGLNANLALLLVVGVVTLVMCAIHLCLTANTWANKLPIMFGTVASMFSQNGQAPGSIFLTLAGGLVLALAIMEVTNLWAKPEA comes from the coding sequence ATGAAATCTTACCTCTTCAAGCTGAGCATCGTTGCCGGCATCTTGTGCGGGATATACGTCTTTCTCTATCAATACTTTCCGATTAAAAACCTGATCTGGATGACGTTTGTCGCCCTCCCCATATATTTCGGGGCCGGCGCGAAACGGGAGGAGTTTCCCCACTACCTGGTCAGTTCCGCCGTCGGCATCATCTGGGGATTCATCTATCTGAAATTAATCGGACTGCTGGTCGGCGCAGGATTGAACGCCAACCTGGCCCTGCTCCTGGTGGTGGGCGTCGTGACTCTGGTGATGTGCGCCATCCACCTCTGCCTCACCGCCAACACCTGGGCCAACAAGCTCCCCATCATGTTCGGCACCGTAGCCAGCATGTTTTCCCAAAACGGACAGGCCCCGGGGAGCATCTTCCTAACCCTGGCCGGCGGGCTCGTGCTGGCCCTGGCGATCATGGAAGTAACCAATCTATGGGCAAAACCCGAAGCCTGA
- a CDS encoding 4-oxalocrotonate tautomerase family protein, with amino-acid sequence MPFINIRIFEGHPKDRKARIAEKITEVVHQETGVPKEYIWITFQDIPPDEWAIGGKMCGKTE; translated from the coding sequence ATGCCGTTCATCAACATCCGCATCTTCGAGGGGCACCCCAAGGACCGCAAGGCGAGGATTGCCGAAAAAATAACAGAGGTGGTCCATCAGGAAACCGGAGTTCCCAAAGAATACATCTGGATTACATTCCAGGACATCCCTCCAGACGAGTGGGCCATCGGCGGTAAAATGTGCGGAAAAACGGAGTAA
- a CDS encoding cobalamin-binding protein gives MASKEEILAQLAQAVVDMDVEGVEAKCKEALEAGIQAFEAISAGLSAGMRRVGELWNNMEIFMPEVMGSVDAYYAGLKILKPQIKQNEKTEYIGTIVIGTIWGDIHSVGKDVAVPVFEGENFRVIDLGLDVPAEKFIEAVKEYNPDIVGLGTYMSETFLHVEELVKEFQKAGIRDRVLVVCGGPAVDSEVAKKMGADDAWDDAWEAAEGMKRLLAQRSQK, from the coding sequence ATGGCAAGCAAAGAGGAGATTCTGGCTCAGCTGGCCCAGGCTGTTGTCGATATGGATGTGGAAGGGGTAGAAGCGAAGTGCAAAGAGGCTTTAGAAGCTGGAATCCAGGCCTTTGAAGCGATTTCAGCCGGACTGTCTGCGGGCATGAGAAGGGTCGGCGAACTCTGGAACAACATGGAAATCTTCATGCCGGAAGTTATGGGATCGGTGGATGCTTACTATGCAGGCCTGAAAATCCTCAAGCCCCAGATCAAACAAAATGAAAAGACCGAATACATAGGAACGATCGTAATCGGAACAATCTGGGGCGACATCCACAGTGTAGGAAAAGACGTTGCCGTTCCGGTATTCGAAGGAGAAAACTTCAGGGTCATCGACCTGGGACTGGACGTGCCTGCGGAAAAGTTTATAGAGGCCGTAAAGGAATACAATCCGGACATCGTGGGTTTGGGTACGTACATGAGCGAAACTTTCCTGCATGTGGAGGAGCTCGTCAAGGAGTTCCAAAAGGCTGGCATCAGGGACAGGGTGCTGGTGGTCTGCGGCGGCCCCGCGGTAGACTCAGAGGTAGCCAAAAAAATGGGAGCCGATGACGCCTGGGACGATGCCTGGGAAGCGGCAGAAGGCATGAAGAGGCTCCTGGCGCAGAGAAGCCAAAAATAA